In the Pyrococcus kukulkanii genome, one interval contains:
- a CDS encoding V-type ATP synthase subunit F, which produces MKIVVMGDEDTVVGFKLAGVHEAYEFDLSDLSIERARNKLKELVERDDIGVILITERLAEKIGELPEVNLPIILQIPDKFGSIYGEELLKEIVRRAIGVEIKR; this is translated from the coding sequence ATGAAGATAGTAGTAATGGGAGATGAAGACACCGTAGTGGGATTCAAGCTTGCGGGGGTTCATGAAGCTTATGAGTTTGACCTCTCGGACTTATCGATTGAGAGAGCTAGAAATAAGCTGAAGGAACTCGTCGAGAGGGATGATATTGGGGTTATACTCATCACTGAAAGACTCGCTGAAAAGATAGGTGAATTGCCTGAAGTTAACCTTCCAATCATACTTCAAATCCCAGATAAGTTTGGTTCCATTTATGGGGAAGAACTGTTAAAGGAGATAGTTAGAAGGGCGATAGGGGTTGAGATAAAGAGGTGA